The proteins below come from a single Branchiostoma floridae strain S238N-H82 chromosome 5, Bfl_VNyyK, whole genome shotgun sequence genomic window:
- the LOC118416630 gene encoding transcription factor 12-like → MSAMNPAERMAALGTDKELNDLLDFSAMFLPPSHGGPGRGDPRAVAERASMQEMAHGPARGMRPGMEEVGGGPWSHGPSFESSRGYPPDGTPFSEGMRERRLSHDSLSPPFITSGSMPSVPPYPFSTSRDGGPGVPGMSRDVPLPSPNSSSPFYPFSSPAQRRPLPEPSSTAKRRKGSGHGGLPVYSPSSSDEFNRASPSYTSPKPSGMYGDEYFSGAHSSPDPWGTGGVPSAYPSILTSTSSHIPPAPGAAFSSIHHNPDSMGYGPPSLPPMNTFRGSSLSHNSSSPFVSMSSVNSSDSVVPSSVTASGSTAVTSQSSDALGKALASIYSEPTSSSFPSNPSTPAGPGSPPALTGPTGQWSRPTSRNPTSPPGQPFESHLHALQSRVEERLDDAIHVLRNHAATEEPPMGSGSSLHPMGGLLAPANGGPFGPQGSEYSQSGMSSHLLGPGAVSSSLPGSQTVPTQSVTSSTDLGKSQEPFHTLQGSGVASGDREGVVKVEKVETKENVSKSKDKDKDGKDSGKAVQNSKPKKSRPPSQSTRDSFVNSPTSSLDEGPIPEDETPEERERRERDRRAANNARERLRVRDINEAFRELGRMCSLHLNTDKPQTKLTTLHQAVEVITDLERQVRERNLNPKAACLKRREEEKVETSQALQEHAVAAGAPASTDQASITGMLTTLSSQFK, encoded by the coding sequence ATGAGCGCCATGAACCCAGCAGAAAGAATGGCTGCTTTGGGGACCGACAAAGAACTGAATGATTTGCTGGACTTCAGTGCGATGTTCTTGCCCCCTTCGCACGGGGGACCGGGCAGAGGCGATCCCCGGGCGGTGGCAGAACGCGCTAGCATGCAGGAGATGGCCCACGGACCGGCTAGGGGAATGAGACCAGGCATGGAGGAGGTCGGTGGTGGTCCATGGTCGCACGGACCAAGTTTTGAGAGCAGCAGGGGGTACCCTCCTGACGGCACTCCTTTCAGTGAAGGGATGAGGGAACGGCGACTGTCCCACGACAGTCTCAGCCCCCCCTTCATCACCTCAGGAAGCATGCCTTCAGTTCCACCCTACCCTTTCTCCACATCCCGGGATGGAGGGCCCGGAGTCCCCGGAATGAGCCGAGATGTCCCCCTGCCAAGTCCCAACTCAAGTTCCCCATTCTACCCCTTCAGTTCACCGGCCCAGAGGAGACCTCTTCCAGAGCCCAGCAGTACAGCAAAAAGAAGAAAGGGATCGGGGCACGGTGGGCTTCCAGTCTACTCACCTAGCAGTTCGGATGAGTTCAACCGTGCATCCCCTAGCTACACGTCTCCCAAGCCGTCGGGGATGTACGGCGACGAGTACTTTAGCGGCGCGCACAGCTCCCCGGACCCCTGGGGGACTGGGGGCGTCCCTTCAGCATATCCTTCCATCTTGACATCAACAAGTTCACACATACCTCCGGCGCCCGGTGCAGCCTTCAGCAGTATTCATCATAATCCAGACTCGATGGGCTACGGCCCTCCAAGTCTTCCACCAATGAACACTTTCCGTGGTTCCAGTCTCAGCCACAACTCCAGCTCTCCCTTCGTCAGCATGTCTTCAGTCAACAGCAGTGATTCCGTGGTCCCGTCGAGCGTCACCGCGTCTGGAAGCACCGCCGTGACATCGCAGTCGAGCGACGCTCTCGGCAAAGCCCTCGCTTCCATTTACTCCGAGCCCACCAGCAGCAGCTTCCCTTCCAACCCGTCAACGCCGGCCGGGCCGGGCTCGCCGCCAGCACTGACCGGTCCCACCGGCCAGTGGTCAAGACCAACCAGCAGGAATCCAACCTCGCCGCCAGGTCAGCCATTTGAAAGCCATCTACACGCACTACAGAGCAGGGTGGAAGAGAGGTTAGACGATGCAATCCATGTCTTACGAAACCATGCTGCAACCGAAGAACCCCCCATGGGGTCGGGAAGCTCCCTCCACCCCATGGGGGGTCTCCTGGCTCCCGCCAACGGAGGTCCGTTCGGTCCTCAAGGTTCCGAGTACAGCCAgtccggtatgagttctcatctGCTTGGCCCGGGAGCGGTGTCCAGTAGCTTGCCTGGCAGCCAGACCGTGCCTACCCAGAGCGTGACGTCATCCACCGACCTGGGGAAGTCACAGGAGCCGTTCCACACCTTGCAGGGCAGCGGGGTCGCGTCCGGCGACAGGGAAGGCGTCGTCAAAGTGGAAAAAGTGGAAACCAAGGAAAACGTGTCCAAGTCCAAGGATAAGGACAAAGATGGGAAGGATTCGGGAAAAGCAGTGCAGAACAGCAAGCCCAAGAAGAGTCGTCCCCCCTCGCAATCTACACGGGACTCGTTTGTGAACTCGCCCACATCCTCATTGGATGAGGGGCCCATCCCGGAGGATGAAACGCCGGAGGAACGAGAGAGGCGCGAACGAGACCGCCGTGCAGCAAACAACGCCAGGGAACGTCTGAGGGTACGCGACATCAACGAGGCCTTCAGGGAGCTGGGCAGGATGTGTTCGTTACACCTCAACACCGACAAGCCGCAGACCAAGCTGACCACTCTCCACCAGGCCGTGGAGGTCATAACCGACCTGGAGCGCCAGGTCCGAGAGCGCAACCTGAACCCGAAGGCGGCCTGTCTGAAGCGGCGCGAAGAAGAGAAGGTGGAGACCAGCCAGGCCCTGCAGGAACACGCGGTGGCGGCGGGCGCACCGGCATCCACGGACCAGGCCTCCATCACCGGTATGCTGACCACCCTAAGTTCCCAGTTTAAATAG